The Gemmatimonadota bacterium DNA segment CGCGTAACGGAGTGAATCTCCATGGCGGCCTTCGCGGAGACCCGGGTTCGTATCACCGTGGGTGCGGTGGTCCTCCCGTGCATCGTGTTCCTCTGCTGGATCGGCGGAACGAGCCTCTTCGTCTTCGTCACCCTCGTCGTGCTCTTCGGCCTGCGTGAATACCACGGCATCGCCGCGGCCAAAGACATCAGTCCCAACTGGTTCATCGGCGTGCCCGCGGCCATTCTGCTGTGTGTCGACGCCTGGCTGAACGCGGGCGGCCACGCCCCGCTGATCCTCACGGCCCTGCTGCTCCTGTCCACCTCGGCGGAGGTGTTCAGAAAGAGCGCGGGTTCGCCCTTTCAGAACGTGGCCGCCACGGTGTTCGGCGTGGTCTATATCGGACTCCTCGGCAGCCATCTGATCCTGCTCGGCAAATGGCCGATCGGCGATCCGGCCGTCGTAATGTGGGGAGAGCGGGCCATGACGCCGGCCCTGCTCGCTTTCGCCATACCCTGGTCCTACGACGCCTGCGCCTATTTTACGGGCAGGCTGCTGGGACGCCGCAAGCTGCTGCCCCGCATCAGCGCGGGCAAGACCGTAGAGGGCACCGTCGGAGGGCTTATCGGGGCCGTCGCATTCATGTTCGGACTCCGCTACGCGCTGTTTCCCTTCCTGAGTCCGCTTCACTGTGTCGTCCTGGGCGCCGCGGGCGGCATGGCCGCCCAGGTCGGCGACCTCGCGGAATCCCTGGTAAAACGGGACGCGGGCCTGAAGGATTCCTCCCGTATCATCCCGGGGCACGGCGGTATCCTGGACCGGTTCGACAGCGTGTTCTTCGCGGCGCCTTTCGTATATTACTACCTGGCCTACCTGGCCGGTTGAGCACCAGACAGGAGCGTCCCGAGACCATGAAGCGCATCGCGATCCTGGGTTCGACGGGTTCCGTCGGAACGCAAACGCTGGATGTCATCGCGGCCTTTCCGGACCGGTATGCGGCCCACAGCCTGACGGCCAATACCCGGGTCGATCTGCTGGAGCAACAGATCGCGCGTTTCCGTCCCCGCATGATCGCCGTCGCCGACGGGGACAGGGCGGACAGGCTCGTCCGGGGCGAC contains these protein-coding regions:
- a CDS encoding phosphatidate cytidylyltransferase; the protein is MAAFAETRVRITVGAVVLPCIVFLCWIGGTSLFVFVTLVVLFGLREYHGIAAAKDISPNWFIGVPAAILLCVDAWLNAGGHAPLILTALLLLSTSAEVFRKSAGSPFQNVAATVFGVVYIGLLGSHLILLGKWPIGDPAVVMWGERAMTPALLAFAIPWSYDACAYFTGRLLGRRKLLPRISAGKTVEGTVGGLIGAVAFMFGLRYALFPFLSPLHCVVLGAAGGMAAQVGDLAESLVKRDAGLKDSSRIIPGHGGILDRFDSVFFAAPFVYYYLAYLAG